GGATCGATCATGTGCTCGCGATAACCGGCGATCCGGCGCGCTTTGGCGATTTGCCCGACGCCAGTTCGGTATACGATCTGACTTCATTTGAAATTATCCGGATGATCAAACAGTTGAATGAAGGCACCGCTTTTTCCGGGAAACCGCTGAAACAGAAAGCGCATTTCGTTGTGGGCGCCGCGTTCAATCCGAATGTGAAAAACCTGGAAAAAGCGGTGTTGCGATTGGAGCGCAAAATCAGCTCGGGCGCTGATTTCATCATGACCCAGCCGGTCTTTGATCCGCTTCTGATCGAACAAATCGCCGCGTATACAAAACATTTGTCCGTGCCGATCTTTATCGGCATTATGCCGCTGGCAAGCGGGCGCAATGCGGAGTATTTGCATAACGAAGTGCCCGGCATCCGGCTTTCCGATGAAGTCCGCCGCCGGATGGCCGGAACGGAAGGCGAAGCCGGCCGCCAGATGGGGATCGCGATTGCGAAAGAACTGGTGGATGCCACAATTGCTCACTTTAACGGCATCTACTTGATTACGCCATTTATGTTGTTTAATATGAGCGTGCAACTTACCGAACATATCCGGGCCAAGACCGGCACGCGCGCGAAGGGAGCCAACTGAAGAACCGGCGCCGTTTCCACTTGTACCCACTTTGAAAATAATTTAAAATAGGGTAATGGATGTGATCGCTCGTGTGGCGCAGTATGACCGGTTATGGACAAGCAGTTCGAAACCCGCACGGTTTTCAGCTGCGCGTCGAGATGAAAAGCGTAAACAACCGCTATCTGGAAATTTCCATCCGGATGCAGCGCGAATGGATGATGCTGGAAGAAACGCTGAAGAAAATAATCCGGCAATCGATTTCCCGCGGCCGGGTGGACGTATTTGTCACCATCGAACGCGACGCTGGCGCCGAACGGGATGTGCAAGTAAACATGCCGCTGGCTAAAGCTTATGTTGCGGCTGCCGACATGCTGCGGGAGGCGTTTCACCTTTCGGATACGGTAACATTGCAACATTTGCTCATGCTCCCGGATATGCTTTCTGTTAAGGAGACAAGTTCCGACGACATGAACGCTGTCGGGAATGAAGTGCAGCAATGTGTTCGCGATGCGCTTGAACAACTGATAGCCATGCGCGAGGCGGAAGGAAGCCTGTTGCGGGCGGATTTGCTCAACCGGATTGACGCCGCCGAAAAAATCCGTGCCGAAATGCTTGCCCTAGCGCCGCTGGCCGTCGCGGAAACAAGTGAAAAATTGCGGCAGCGGGTGCAAGAGTTGCTTACTGATCCGTCCTTGTTCGATGAGGCAAGGTTTGCCACGGAAGTAGCCATTATGGCCGACCGTATGAACATAGATGAAGAATTGACCAGACTGGCAAGCCATTTTGCGCAATTTCGGCGCTTGGCCGATTCTCGGGAGCCTGTCGGCAGAAAGCTCGACTTTTTGCTGCAGGAGATGAACCGGGAAGTGAACACCATCGGTTCCAAGGCGAACGTCACCGCGCTTTCGGCCAAAGTTGTCGAAATGAAGGCGGAACTGGAAAAAATTCGCGAGCAAGTGCAAAACATTGAATAGCATTAAAGCACCGCTTAAACCATTTAGGGGGAAAAGAAGTGGCCATTAAATTAATCAATATCGGATTCGGCAATATCGTCTCGGCGAATCGCATCATTTCGATCGTAAGCCCTGAGTCCGCTCCGATCAAGCGAATCATTCAGGAAGCGCGAGACCGGCATATGCTGATCGATGCCACGTACGGCAGAAGGACAAGGGCCGTTATCATCACCGACAGCGACCATGTCATTCTGTCTGCGGTGCAGCCTGAAACGGTTGCCCATCGTTTATCCAGCAAGGATGATGACAGCGAGGAGTAATTTTAACATGTTGGACGAGGGGCTTTTAATCGTATTGTCCGGTCCGTCCGGAGTGGGAAAAGGAACTGTCTGCGCGGCTTTGCGGGCGGCGACCCCACAGTTGGTATATTCGATCTCGGCGACAACGCGCGCGCCGCGGTCGGGAGAAAAGGACGGCGTCAATTATTTCTTTAAGACAAAAGAACAGTTCAACGACATGATCAAACGCGATGAATTGCTGGAATGGGCCGAGTATGTAGGGAATTTTTACGGAACGCCGAAAAGTTTTGTCGAGCAAACGATCAAATCCGGCAAAGACGTCATCCTGGAAATCGACGTGCAGGGCGCAATGAAAGTGAAAGAAAAATGGCCATCGTGCGTCTGCATTTTTTTGGCGCCGCCATCTTTGCAGGAACTGCGCCAGCGCATCATTGGCAGAGGAACGGAATCGGACGCCGCCATTCGGCATAGGATGGCAACCGCGGCGGAAGAGTTGCAATGGATGAAGCAATATGATTATGTCGTGATTAACGACCAAATCGCACTCGCATGCCAAAAAATCCAGGCGATTGTGCTGGCCGAACACTGTAAAAAAGAGAGAATGTTCGGCAAATTTGCCGGTTTGCTGCATGAAGTGACAAGGCAAAAAGAAACATCAAAATAAATATTGGGGTGGACATGATGCTGTATCCTTCGATTGACGAATTGGTGGAAAAAGTGGGCAGCAAATATTCCCTGGTGGTGGCTGCCGCGAAACGGGCAAGGTCTTTAAGCGACGGCGCAACTTCGGAACTTGCCACGCCGAAGTCGCATAAAAATGTCGGAGTGGCGCTCGAAGAAATTTATTTGGATCTAGTCGAGATCGACGATACAAAATAAGCGGCGGCCGTGTAAGCGGCGTACGAAGTAAAGCGGGCTGGCCCGCTTTTCGTTTATGCAAGGATGATTTTCCGAAAGCAGGGATCAAAGGTGAGGAAAATATGAAGCTTGCCGGAAAAACCGTACTGCTTGGCGTCTGTGGCGGCATAGCCGCTTTCAAGGCGGCGGCGCTATGCAGCAAATTGGCGCAGGCGGGCGCGGATGTGCGGGTGATCATGACCGCGTCGGCTGCCCGGTTTGTCGCCCCGCTGACGTTTCAAACGCTGTCCCGCCATCCGGTTTATACGGATATGTTTGACGAAACCTATGCGGG
The window above is part of the Bacilli bacterium genome. Proteins encoded here:
- a CDS encoding methylenetetrahydrofolate reductase, which produces IDHVLAITGDPARFGDLPDASSVYDLTSFEIIRMIKQLNEGTAFSGKPLKQKAHFVVGAAFNPNVKNLEKAVLRLERKISSGADFIMTQPVFDPLLIEQIAAYTKHLSVPIFIGIMPLASGRNAEYLHNEVPGIRLSDEVRRRMAGTEGEAGRQMGIAIAKELVDATIAHFNGIYLITPFMLFNMSVQLTEHIRAKTGTRAKGAN
- a CDS encoding YicC/YloC family endoribonuclease, whose product is MWRSMTGYGQAVRNPHGFQLRVEMKSVNNRYLEISIRMQREWMMLEETLKKIIRQSISRGRVDVFVTIERDAGAERDVQVNMPLAKAYVAAADMLREAFHLSDTVTLQHLLMLPDMLSVKETSSDDMNAVGNEVQQCVRDALEQLIAMREAEGSLLRADLLNRIDAAEKIRAEMLALAPLAVAETSEKLRQRVQELLTDPSLFDEARFATEVAIMADRMNIDEELTRLASHFAQFRRLADSREPVGRKLDFLLQEMNREVNTIGSKANVTALSAKVVEMKAELEKIREQVQNIE
- a CDS encoding DUF370 domain-containing protein → MAIKLINIGFGNIVSANRIISIVSPESAPIKRIIQEARDRHMLIDATYGRRTRAVIITDSDHVILSAVQPETVAHRLSSKDDDSEE
- the rpoZ gene encoding DNA-directed RNA polymerase subunit omega, encoding MLYPSIDELVEKVGSKYSLVVAAAKRARSLSDGATSELATPKSHKNVGVALEEIYLDLVEIDDTK
- the gmk gene encoding guanylate kinase; the protein is MLDEGLLIVLSGPSGVGKGTVCAALRAATPQLVYSISATTRAPRSGEKDGVNYFFKTKEQFNDMIKRDELLEWAEYVGNFYGTPKSFVEQTIKSGKDVILEIDVQGAMKVKEKWPSCVCIFLAPPSLQELRQRIIGRGTESDAAIRHRMATAAEELQWMKQYDYVVINDQIALACQKIQAIVLAEHCKKERMFGKFAGLLHEVTRQKETSK